From Cuculus canorus isolate bCucCan1 chromosome 7, bCucCan1.pri, whole genome shotgun sequence, one genomic window encodes:
- the SGMS1 gene encoding phosphatidylcholine:ceramide cholinephosphotransferase 1, with translation MKEVVLWSPEEVTNWLTENAVPEYCEPLKSFTGQDLINLTEEDFKKTPLSRVSSDSGQRLLHMIETLKMAHHIEAHKNGHINGHIHISVSNTTRENGFSSKMKLNGMPNGYKKEMIRIPMPEPERSQYPMEWGKTFLAFIYALFCFIFTTVTISVVHERVPPKEVQPPLPDAFFDRFDRVQWAFSICEINGMILVGLWFVQWLLLKYKSIISRRFFCIVGTLYLYRCITMYVTTLPVPGMHFNCSPKLFGDWESHLRRIMKLIAGGGLSITGSHNMCGDYLYSGHTVILTLTYLFIKEYSPRRLWWYHCLCWALSVVGMVCILLAHDHYTVDVVVAYYITTRLFWWYHTMANQQVLKEASQTNLLARVWWYKPFQYFEKNVQGIVPRSYHWPFPWPALHRGRQVKYSRLANDT, from the exons ATGAAAGAAGTGGTGTTGTGGTCACCTGAGGAGGTGACAAACTGGTTAACCGAGAATGCTGTGCCAGAGTATTGTGAGCCATTGAAGAGCTTCACCGGGCAGGATTTGATCAATCTCACAGAGGAGGATTTTAAGAAGACGCCTCTCTCCCGGGTGTCTTCTGACAGCGGACAGCGGTTGTTGCACATGattgaaactttaaaaatggCTCACCACATTGAGGCTCACAAAAATGGGCACATCAACGGGCACATTCACATCAGTGTGAGCAACACCACACGGGAGAATGGCTTTAGCAGTAAAATGAAGCTGAATGGGATGCCAAATGGatataagaaggagatgatAAGGATCCCCATGCCAGAGCCAGAGCGCTCACAGTATCCTATGGAATGGGGAAAGACTTTCCTGGCTTTTATTTATGcacttttttgtttcatctttacCACAGTGACTATCTCAGTCGTTCACGAACGAGTGCCTCCCAAGGAGGTGCAGCCTCCCCTACCAGATGCATTTTTTGATCGCTTTGATCGGGTGCAATGGGCTTTTTCTATTTGTGAAATCAACGGCATGATCCTTGTAGGACTGTGGTTTGTTCAGTGGCTGCTCTTAAAATACAA GTCTATAATTAGCAGAAGGTTTTTCTGTATAGTTGGCACACTCTACCTGTATCGGTGTATTACAATGTATGTGACTACGCTCCCAGTACCTGGCATGCATTTCAATTGTTCTCCGAAG CTTTTTGGAGACTGGGAATCTCATCTGCGAAGGATAATGAAGTTGATTGCTGGTGGAGGATTGTCCATCACAGGATCCCACAACATGTGCGGCGACTATCTGTACAGCGGTCACACCGTCATATTAACTCTCACGTACTTATTTATCAAAGAGT aCTCCCCACGGCGACTCTGGTGGTATCACTGCCTTTGCTGGGCACTCAGCGTGGTTGGGATGGTTTGCATCCTCCTTGCTCATGACCACTACACTGTGGATGTAGTGGTGGCTTACTACATCACTACAAGACTTTTCTGGTGGTATCACACAATGGCCAACCAGCAA GTGCTAAAAGAAGCTTCCCAAACAAACCTCCTTGCAAGGGTCTGGTGGTACAAGCCCTTCCAGTACTTTGAAAAGAATGTCCAAGGAATCGTACCTCGCTCCTACCACTGGCCCTTCCCCTGGCCGGCGCTGCACCGGGGCAGGCAGGTGAAATACAGCCGCCTGGCGAACGACACGTAA